One window of Sinorhizobium fredii NGR234 genomic DNA carries:
- the odhB gene encoding 2-oxoglutarate dehydrogenase complex dihydrolipoyllysine-residue succinyltransferase produces the protein MATEIRVPTLGESVSEATVGTWFKKVGDAIKADEPLLELETDKVTIEVPAPAAGTLSEIVAQAGETVGLGALLGQIAEGAGAAAAAPAAAEKKPEPAAAAPAAQPAAVGTPQAQSSMPPAPAAAKLLAENNLSADQVDGSGKRGQVLKGDVLAAVAKGISAPAAAEPAKVQARAPATAEDAVREERVKMTRLRQTIARRLKDAQNTAAMLTTYNEVDMSAVMSLRNKYKDIFEKKHGVKLGFMGFFTKAVTHALKELPAVNAEIDGSDIIYKNYCHIGVAVGTDKGLVVPIVRDADQMSIAEIEKDIGRLGKAARDGALSMADMQGGTFTISNGGVYGSLMSSPILNAPQSGILGMHKIQDRPVAIGGQVVIRPMMYLALSYDHRIVDGKEAVTFLVRVKESLEDPERLVLDL, from the coding sequence ATGGCAACTGAAATCCGCGTTCCTACCCTCGGCGAGTCCGTCAGCGAAGCGACCGTCGGGACCTGGTTCAAGAAGGTCGGCGATGCGATCAAGGCCGACGAGCCGCTTCTCGAGCTCGAGACCGACAAGGTGACGATCGAAGTGCCGGCGCCGGCCGCCGGTACGCTCAGCGAAATCGTCGCGCAGGCGGGCGAGACCGTCGGCCTCGGCGCGCTGCTCGGCCAGATCGCCGAAGGCGCCGGTGCCGCCGCAGCCGCTCCGGCTGCGGCCGAGAAGAAGCCCGAGCCCGCTGCTGCCGCTCCGGCTGCCCAGCCGGCCGCCGTTGGCACGCCCCAGGCTCAGTCCTCGATGCCGCCGGCCCCGGCCGCCGCCAAGCTGCTTGCCGAAAACAACCTCTCGGCCGACCAGGTCGACGGCTCGGGCAAGCGCGGCCAGGTGCTGAAGGGTGACGTGCTCGCCGCCGTCGCCAAGGGGATCTCGGCGCCTGCAGCCGCCGAACCGGCCAAGGTCCAGGCGCGCGCCCCGGCGACGGCCGAGGACGCTGTCCGCGAAGAGCGCGTCAAGATGACCCGCCTGCGCCAGACGATTGCCCGGCGCCTCAAGGACGCCCAGAACACCGCGGCGATGCTCACCACCTACAACGAGGTGGACATGAGCGCCGTCATGAGCCTGCGCAACAAGTACAAGGACATCTTCGAGAAGAAGCACGGCGTGAAGCTCGGCTTCATGGGCTTCTTCACCAAGGCCGTCACGCACGCGCTGAAGGAGTTGCCGGCTGTCAACGCCGAGATCGACGGCTCCGACATCATCTACAAGAACTACTGCCATATCGGCGTCGCCGTCGGCACCGACAAGGGTCTTGTCGTTCCGATCGTGCGGGACGCCGACCAGATGTCGATCGCCGAGATCGAGAAGGACATCGGCCGTCTCGGCAAGGCGGCGCGCGACGGCGCGCTGTCGATGGCCGACATGCAGGGTGGCACCTTCACCATCTCCAATGGCGGCGTCTACGGTTCGCTGATGTCCTCGCCGATCCTCAATGCGCCGCAGTCGGGCATCCTCGGCATGCACAAGATCCAGGACCGTCCGGTCGCGATCGGCGGCCAGGTCGTCATCCGTCCGATGATGTATCTGGCGCTCTCCTACGATCACCGCATCGTCGACGGCAAGGAAGCCGTGACCTTCCTGGTGCGCGTCAAGGAAAGCCTCGAAGACCCGGAACGTCTGGTGCTCGACCTCTAG
- a CDS encoding LysE family transporter has protein sequence MSAYLIELASLMAIFSFAIVSPGADLAMVMRQSLVHGRRAAIITSFGIGASLMFHVSYTVLGLGLIISQSIYLFNIVKWCGVAYLIYIGLKALRAGQTEIAVEPGSDAGARSGQSALKAFGLGFAANALNPKAVFFFLSIFSTVVGAHTPMVVKFGYGLVMASALITWFVGVSLFMTTPRMRAAFTRASKWIDRASGMVFIGLGLKLATEKAA, from the coding sequence ATGAGCGCTTACCTGATCGAACTTGCATCGCTGATGGCGATCTTTTCCTTCGCCATCGTCTCGCCGGGGGCCGACCTCGCCATGGTGATGCGGCAGTCGCTGGTGCATGGCCGGCGCGCGGCGATCATCACCTCCTTCGGCATCGGCGCGTCGCTGATGTTCCATGTCAGCTACACCGTTCTCGGCCTGGGACTGATCATTTCGCAGTCGATCTATCTCTTCAACATCGTCAAATGGTGCGGCGTCGCTTACCTGATCTATATCGGCCTCAAGGCGCTGAGGGCCGGACAGACGGAGATTGCCGTCGAGCCGGGCTCGGATGCCGGGGCGCGCAGCGGCCAGTCGGCACTGAAGGCATTCGGCCTCGGCTTTGCCGCCAATGCGCTCAACCCGAAGGCGGTGTTCTTCTTTCTGTCGATCTTCTCGACGGTCGTCGGCGCGCACACGCCTATGGTCGTGAAGTTCGGCTACGGCCTTGTCATGGCGAGCGCTCTCATTACCTGGTTCGTCGGCGTCAGCCTGTTCATGACGACGCCGCGGATGCGGGCCGCCTTCACACGGGCGAGCAAGTGGATCGACCGGGCAAGCGGCATGGTGTTCATTGGCCTCGGCCTGAAGCTCGCGACCGAGAAGGCTGCCTGA
- the lpdA gene encoding dihydrolipoyl dehydrogenase — protein sequence MAYDLIVIGSGPGGYVCAIKAAQLGMKVAVIEKRSTYGGTCLNVGCIPSKALLHASEMFHHAAHGLDALGVEVASPKLNLQKMLAHKDATVKANVDGVAFLFKKNKIDGFQGIGKVLGQGKVSVTNDKGEEQVLEAKNIVIATGSDVAGIPGVEVEFDEKVIISSTGALELEKVPASMVVVGGGVIGLELGSVWARLGAKVTVVEFLDTILGGMDGEVAKQLQRMLAKQGIDFKLGAKVTGVVKSAGGAKVTFEPVKGGDASTLEAEVVLVATGRKPCTDNMGLAKAGVVLDSRGRVEIDHHFQTSIAGVYAIGDVVRGPMLAHKAEDEGVAVAEIIAGQAGHVNYDVIPGVVYTQPEVASVGKTEEELKAAGVAYKVGKFPFTANGRARAMLQTDGFVKILADKETDRVLGGHIIGFGAGEMIHEITVLMEFGGSSEDLGRTCHAHPTMSEAVKEAALATFFKPIHM from the coding sequence ATGGCTTATGATCTCATCGTTATCGGCAGCGGTCCCGGCGGCTATGTCTGCGCCATCAAGGCGGCGCAGCTGGGCATGAAGGTCGCCGTGATCGAAAAGCGCAGCACCTATGGCGGCACCTGCCTCAATGTCGGCTGCATTCCCTCCAAGGCGCTGCTGCATGCTTCCGAGATGTTCCACCACGCCGCGCACGGGCTCGATGCGCTCGGCGTCGAGGTCGCAAGCCCGAAGCTCAACCTTCAGAAGATGCTCGCCCACAAGGACGCCACCGTTAAGGCGAATGTCGACGGCGTCGCCTTCCTCTTCAAGAAGAACAAGATCGACGGCTTCCAGGGCATCGGCAAGGTGCTCGGCCAGGGCAAGGTCTCCGTCACCAACGACAAGGGCGAGGAGCAGGTCCTCGAAGCCAAGAACATCGTCATCGCCACCGGCTCGGACGTTGCAGGCATTCCCGGCGTCGAGGTCGAATTCGACGAAAAGGTCATCATCTCGTCCACCGGCGCTCTCGAGCTGGAGAAGGTCCCGGCCAGCATGGTCGTCGTCGGCGGCGGCGTCATCGGCCTCGAGCTCGGCTCGGTCTGGGCGCGCCTCGGCGCCAAGGTGACTGTCGTCGAGTTCCTCGACACGATCCTCGGCGGCATGGACGGCGAAGTCGCCAAGCAACTCCAGCGGATGCTGGCGAAGCAGGGCATCGACTTCAAGCTCGGCGCTAAGGTGACCGGCGTCGTGAAGTCCGCCGGTGGCGCAAAAGTGACCTTCGAACCGGTCAAGGGCGGCGATGCGAGCACCCTCGAGGCGGAGGTGGTGCTGGTCGCGACGGGCCGCAAGCCCTGCACGGACAATATGGGCCTTGCGAAGGCCGGCGTCGTCCTCGACTCGCGCGGCCGGGTCGAGATCGACCACCATTTCCAGACGAGCATCGCCGGTGTCTACGCGATCGGCGACGTGGTGCGCGGGCCGATGCTCGCCCACAAGGCGGAGGACGAAGGCGTCGCCGTCGCAGAGATCATCGCCGGACAGGCGGGCCACGTGAACTACGACGTCATTCCGGGCGTCGTCTACACCCAGCCGGAGGTCGCCTCCGTCGGCAAGACCGAGGAGGAACTGAAGGCCGCCGGCGTCGCCTACAAGGTCGGCAAGTTCCCCTTCACCGCCAATGGCCGCGCCCGCGCCATGCTGCAGACCGACGGTTTCGTGAAGATCCTCGCCGACAAGGAGACCGACCGGGTGCTCGGCGGCCACATCATCGGCTTCGGTGCCGGCGAGATGATCCACGAGATTACCGTGCTGATGGAGTTCGGCGGATCGTCGGAAGACCTCGGCCGCACCTGCCATGCACACCCGACCATGTCGGAAGCGGTGAAGGAAGCGGCGCTCGCGACCTTCTTCAAGCCGATCCACATGTGA
- a CDS encoding SDR family oxidoreductase, giving the protein MSGGPVLLVTGGSRGIGAAVCLAAASKGWRVAVNYASQRQAAEDVVHQITESGGSAVAIQGDVGSDEGVKAIFAAVDAAFGRLDGLVNNAGIVGPPQRVDAISSERLERMFRVNVTGAIRCAAEAVLRMSTRYGGQGGSIVNLSSVAAVLGAPGQYVDYAAAKGAIDSFTVGLAREVAAEGIRVNAVRPGIIDTDIHASGGLPDRARDMAPSIPMQRPGTAGEVADAILYLLSDKATYVTGAILNVSGGR; this is encoded by the coding sequence ATGAGTGGCGGCCCGGTCCTTCTCGTCACCGGCGGCAGCCGCGGTATCGGCGCCGCCGTATGTCTCGCCGCGGCGTCGAAGGGGTGGCGGGTGGCGGTCAACTATGCCTCGCAGCGGCAAGCCGCCGAGGACGTCGTCCATCAAATCACCGAGTCCGGCGGCTCGGCGGTCGCCATTCAAGGCGATGTCGGCTCCGACGAGGGGGTAAAGGCGATCTTTGCGGCGGTCGATGCCGCCTTCGGGCGGCTCGACGGGCTGGTCAATAATGCCGGCATCGTCGGCCCGCCGCAGCGCGTCGATGCGATTTCGTCCGAGCGGCTGGAGCGGATGTTTCGCGTCAACGTGACCGGCGCCATCCGCTGCGCGGCGGAAGCCGTACTCCGGATGTCGACCCGTTACGGCGGGCAGGGCGGTTCGATCGTCAACCTTTCCTCCGTCGCGGCCGTGCTGGGCGCGCCGGGTCAATATGTCGACTACGCGGCTGCCAAAGGCGCGATCGACAGCTTCACCGTCGGACTCGCGCGTGAGGTTGCCGCCGAAGGCATCCGTGTGAATGCGGTCCGCCCGGGCATCATCGATACGGATATTCATGCGTCCGGCGGCCTGCCGGATCGCGCCCGCGACATGGCGCCGTCGATCCCGATGCAGCGTCCCGGCACGGCCGGCGAAGTGGCCGACGCCATTCTCTATCTCCTGTCGGATAAGGCGACTTATGTGACGGGAGCCATTCTCAACGTCAGCGGCGGGCGATGA
- a CDS encoding 2-oxoglutarate dehydrogenase E1 component: MTRQEANEQFQLTSFLDGANAAYIEQLYARYEADASSVSAEWQSFFKALADRPEDVVKAAKGASWKKKNWPIAANGELVSALDGDWGTVEKIVEKKVKAKAEEAAAATGVPVSEAEVHQSTRDSVRAIMMIRAYRMRGHLHAKLDPLGLADPVEDYDELSPKTYGFEEKDYDRRIFLDNVLGLQYGTVREMVEILERTYCSTMGVEFMHMSNPEEKAWIQERIEGPDKGVEFTPEGKRAILQKLIEAEGFEQFIDVKYKGTKRFGLDGGESLIPALEQLIKRGGQLGLKEIVLGMAHRGRLNVLSQVMAKPHRAIFHEFKGGSYAPDDVEGSGDVKYHLGASSDREFDGNKVHLSLTANPSHLEIVNPVVMGKARAKQDQMATVFEGDIIPLRERVKVMPLLLHGDAAFAGQGVISEILGLSGLRGHRVAGTVHFIINNQIGFTTNPAFSRSSPYPSDVAKMIEAPIFHVNGDDPEAVVYAAKVATEFRMKFHKPVVVDMFCYRRFGHNEGDEPAFTQPKMYKAIRAHKTVVQVYSQRLVAEGLMNEGDVEKMKADWRAHLEQEFEAGQSYKPNKADWLDGVWSGLRTADNQDEQRRGRTSVPMKQLKEIGRKLSEIPSGFSAHRTIQRFMENRANMIQTGEGIDWAMAEALAFGTLVTEGTKIRLSGQDCERGTFSQRHSVLYDQQSEERYIPLANLSPTQARYEVINSMLSEEAVLGFEYGYSLARPNALTLWEAQFGDFANGAQVVFDQFISSGERKWLRMSGLVCLLPHGYEGQGPEHSSARLERFLQLCAEDNMQVANVTTPANYFHILRRQVKRDFRKPLILMTPKSLLRHKRAISSLSEMAGESSFHRLLWDDAEVIKDGPIKLQKDSKIRRVVLCTGKVYYDLLEEREKRGIDDIYLLRVEQLYPFPAKALINELSRFRHAEMVWCQEEPKNMGAWSFIDPYLEWVLAHIDAKYQRVRYTGRPAAASPATGLMSKHMAQLNAFLEDALGG; this comes from the coding sequence AACGAGCAATTCCAGCTCACTTCGTTTCTGGACGGCGCCAACGCCGCCTATATCGAGCAGCTCTATGCGCGCTATGAAGCGGATGCGTCGTCCGTTTCGGCCGAATGGCAGTCCTTCTTCAAGGCGCTTGCCGACAGGCCCGAAGATGTGGTGAAGGCGGCCAAGGGGGCCTCCTGGAAGAAGAAGAACTGGCCGATCGCCGCCAATGGCGAACTCGTCTCCGCGCTCGATGGAGACTGGGGCACGGTCGAAAAGATCGTCGAGAAGAAGGTCAAGGCGAAGGCCGAGGAAGCGGCCGCCGCGACCGGCGTTCCGGTCAGCGAGGCCGAGGTTCATCAGTCGACGCGCGATTCCGTCCGCGCCATCATGATGATCCGCGCCTATCGCATGCGCGGCCACCTGCATGCCAAGCTCGACCCGCTCGGCCTTGCCGATCCGGTCGAGGACTATGACGAGCTTTCCCCGAAGACCTACGGCTTCGAAGAGAAGGATTACGACCGCAGGATCTTCCTCGACAACGTGCTCGGGCTCCAATACGGCACCGTGCGCGAGATGGTCGAGATCCTCGAGCGGACCTATTGCTCGACGATGGGCGTCGAATTCATGCACATGTCCAATCCGGAGGAGAAGGCCTGGATCCAGGAGCGGATCGAGGGACCGGACAAGGGCGTCGAATTCACCCCCGAGGGCAAGCGGGCAATCCTGCAGAAGCTGATCGAGGCGGAAGGCTTCGAGCAGTTCATCGACGTCAAGTACAAGGGCACCAAGCGCTTTGGCCTCGACGGCGGCGAGTCGCTCATTCCGGCGCTCGAGCAGCTCATCAAGCGCGGCGGCCAGCTCGGCCTCAAGGAGATCGTTCTCGGCATGGCCCATCGCGGCCGTCTCAACGTGCTCTCCCAGGTCATGGCCAAGCCGCACCGCGCCATCTTCCACGAGTTCAAGGGCGGCTCCTATGCGCCGGACGACGTGGAAGGCTCGGGCGACGTCAAGTACCACCTCGGCGCCTCCTCCGACCGCGAATTCGACGGCAACAAGGTGCACCTGTCGCTGACGGCGAACCCCTCGCATCTCGAGATCGTCAACCCGGTCGTCATGGGCAAGGCGCGGGCCAAGCAGGACCAGATGGCGACCGTGTTCGAGGGCGACATCATTCCGCTGCGCGAACGCGTCAAGGTCATGCCGCTTCTGCTGCACGGCGACGCGGCCTTCGCCGGCCAGGGCGTCATCTCGGAAATCCTCGGTCTCTCCGGTCTGCGTGGCCACCGCGTTGCCGGTACCGTGCATTTCATCATCAACAACCAGATCGGCTTTACCACGAACCCGGCCTTCTCCCGGTCCTCGCCCTATCCTTCGGACGTGGCGAAGATGATCGAAGCGCCGATCTTCCACGTGAACGGCGATGACCCGGAAGCCGTCGTCTATGCGGCCAAGGTCGCGACCGAGTTCCGGATGAAGTTCCACAAGCCGGTCGTCGTAGACATGTTCTGCTACCGCCGCTTCGGTCACAACGAGGGCGACGAACCGGCGTTCACGCAGCCGAAGATGTACAAGGCCATCCGCGCCCACAAGACCGTCGTGCAGGTCTATTCGCAACGCCTCGTCGCAGAAGGTCTGATGAACGAGGGCGATGTGGAGAAGATGAAAGCCGACTGGCGCGCCCATCTCGAGCAGGAATTCGAGGCCGGCCAGTCCTACAAGCCGAACAAGGCTGACTGGCTCGACGGTGTATGGTCGGGCCTGCGCACCGCCGACAATCAGGACGAGCAGCGCCGTGGCCGGACTTCCGTGCCGATGAAGCAGCTCAAGGAAATCGGCCGCAAGCTCTCTGAAATCCCGAGCGGTTTCAGCGCGCATCGCACCATCCAGCGCTTCATGGAAAACCGCGCCAACATGATCCAGACCGGCGAGGGGATCGACTGGGCGATGGCGGAAGCGCTCGCCTTCGGGACCCTCGTCACCGAGGGCACGAAGATCCGCCTGTCGGGCCAGGATTGCGAGCGCGGCACGTTCTCGCAGCGCCACTCGGTCCTCTACGACCAGCAGAGCGAGGAGCGCTACATCCCGCTCGCCAATCTGTCGCCGACCCAGGCGCGCTACGAGGTCATCAATTCGATGCTCTCGGAAGAGGCGGTGCTCGGCTTCGAATACGGCTACTCGCTGGCTCGCCCGAATGCGCTGACGCTCTGGGAAGCCCAGTTCGGCGACTTTGCCAACGGCGCCCAGGTGGTCTTCGACCAGTTCATCTCGTCGGGCGAACGCAAGTGGCTGCGCATGTCGGGCCTCGTCTGCCTGCTGCCGCACGGCTATGAGGGCCAGGGACCGGAGCATTCCTCGGCCCGCCTCGAGCGCTTCTTGCAGCTTTGCGCGGAAGACAACATGCAGGTCGCCAACGTCACGACGCCGGCGAACTACTTCCACATCCTGCGCCGCCAGGTGAAGCGCGACTTCCGCAAGCCGCTGATCCTGATGACGCCGAAGTCGCTGCTGCGCCACAAGCGGGCGATCTCCAGCCTTTCCGAGATGGCCGGCGAGAGCTCCTTCCACCGCCTGTTGTGGGACGATGCGGAAGTCATCAAGGACGGCCCGATCAAGCTGCAGAAGGATTCGAAGATCCGTCGCGTCGTGCTGTGCACGGGCAAGGTCTATTACGACCTTCTCGAAGAGCGCGAGAAGCGCGGCATCGACGACATCTATCTGCTGCGCGTCGAGCAGCTCTATCCGTTCCCGGCCAAGGCGCTCATCAACGAGCTCAGCCGCTTCCGCCATGCGGAGATGGTCTGGTGCCAGGAAGAGCCGAAGAACATGGGCGCATGGTCGTTCATCGACCCCTATCTCGAATGGGTCCTCGCCCATATCGACGCCAAGTATCAGCGGGTGCGCTACACCGGCCGTCCGGCCGCCGCTTCGCCGGCAACGGGGCTGATGTCCAAGCACATGGCGCAGCTCAACGCCTTCCTCGAGGACGCGCTGGGGGGCTGA